Proteins found in one Thalassomonas actiniarum genomic segment:
- a CDS encoding Mbeg1-like protein produces the protein MDLLKYPGVGHSGHFCKGHYLFCNFGYQYLACKAVDKPDDPLLGLPLMACYADLYYARLFITTLHQWKNPLDIISRLMCYLLGDEHSLSRFSEAQAINYLVDRLLNRDLLIFEMDEPRMTFSGHRGSDISPSSTAKNTDVVLTQGDTSKPAAVTTLATPATSSSIYSKQSEQAGVQKNSSGEDVKLATEQANAELLARPLTQQEVALTAEQRKERYQQRQALIARTAGAPEIARARERLAFNNDNILRAEAADYVYRVDEFNRDHIKELPPAPVGLELLDAKQIPGMEGALLTSKETGFGAALFKSSVNDETMLTYRGTNNDVTGKKDWKTNFRQGTGKETAQYNQAMDLADITSSIMGNEVSIVGHSLGGGLASAGVAVSGNKGYTFNAAGLHPNTAKRYGGLSNEDAGKLITTQAVSGEVLTGAQKHGNKAVTGIAGTAGFALGGPLGAAAAIIAQKAFTDDVPQAIGKMKPLPSVNGGNPVTRHAMEQVITGIEAQKEEDKAILNNHIKAYYGD, from the coding sequence ATGGACCTGCTTAAATATCCCGGCGTCGGTCACAGCGGGCATTTTTGCAAAGGGCATTATCTTTTTTGCAACTTCGGTTATCAGTACCTTGCCTGCAAAGCAGTAGACAAGCCGGATGATCCGCTACTGGGACTGCCATTGATGGCCTGTTACGCCGACCTATATTACGCCCGTCTGTTTATAACAACCCTGCATCAATGGAAAAATCCACTGGATATCATCAGCCGGTTGATGTGTTACCTGCTTGGTGATGAACATAGCCTGTCGCGTTTTAGCGAGGCACAGGCAATAAATTACCTGGTGGATAGACTGCTCAACCGGGACTTGCTAATTTTTGAGATGGACGAGCCGAGAATGACCTTTAGCGGTCATAGGGGCAGTGATATATCGCCATCAAGCACAGCAAAAAATACCGATGTCGTGTTAACTCAAGGGGATACATCGAAACCGGCAGCTGTAACCACGCTGGCAACCCCAGCAACAAGTTCGTCAATATATTCGAAGCAAAGCGAACAGGCTGGAGTACAAAAAAATAGCTCGGGCGAGGATGTTAAGCTTGCAACAGAACAAGCCAATGCCGAGTTATTAGCCAGACCGCTAACACAGCAAGAAGTAGCCTTAACAGCAGAGCAAAGAAAAGAGCGCTACCAGCAGCGACAGGCGTTAATTGCCAGAACAGCAGGCGCGCCAGAAATAGCCCGGGCCAGGGAACGCCTGGCTTTTAATAATGATAATATTTTACGGGCCGAAGCTGCTGATTACGTATACCGTGTTGATGAATTTAACCGCGACCATATTAAAGAGTTACCGCCAGCACCGGTGGGCCTGGAATTGCTGGACGCCAAGCAAATTCCAGGCATGGAAGGTGCGCTATTAACCAGTAAAGAAACCGGCTTTGGCGCTGCCTTGTTTAAGTCATCAGTAAATGATGAAACCATGTTAACGTATCGGGGCACTAATAATGATGTGACCGGAAAAAAAGACTGGAAAACAAATTTTAGGCAAGGAACGGGCAAGGAAACCGCTCAATATAACCAGGCGATGGATTTAGCTGATATTACTAGCAGTATAATGGGAAATGAGGTCAGTATTGTCGGCCACTCTCTTGGTGGGGGCTTAGCCTCTGCCGGAGTTGCTGTTTCGGGTAATAAGGGGTATACCTTTAACGCGGCCGGTTTACATCCCAATACGGCAAAACGTTATGGTGGTTTGAGCAATGAGGACGCAGGAAAGCTTATTACTACCCAGGCGGTATCAGGTGAGGTACTAACCGGCGCACAAAAACATGGTAATAAAGCGGTAACAGGTATTGCTGGTACTGCTGGTTTTGCCTTAGGTGGGCCGTTAGGTGCTGCGGCTGCAATAATTGCGCAAAAAGCTTTTACGGATGATGTACCTCAGGCGATAGGAAAAATGAAACCCTTGCCCAGTGTTAATGGCGGCAACCCGGTAACCCGTCACGCTATGGAGCAGGTTATCACCGGCATTGAGGCACAAAAAGAAGAAGATAAAGCTATTTTGAATAACCATATAAAGGCTTATTATGGTGATTAA
- a CDS encoding VC2046/SO_2500 family protein — MVAKVENNLLVHELQLGEQLGECVHSARRSDFSLMLAMLTEDVRDHSQFALPVVEDEPRDITTETLRKEFHLPDEAPLALKNDTQIQDFNQAELVQDNQLASLQLQNAINPKPLAFRDDKSHVPHQVMTNTTTHCQKKHQTGTGQLSRMAFNAKGWLDAVQTSIVKSSLVNVHSIA; from the coding sequence GTGGTAGCAAAGGTCGAAAATAATCTGCTGGTTCATGAGTTACAGTTAGGCGAGCAGCTTGGCGAGTGCGTACATAGTGCGCGCCGCTCTGACTTCTCGTTGATGCTGGCCATGCTGACCGAAGATGTTCGCGATCACAGCCAGTTTGCCTTACCGGTAGTGGAAGACGAACCCCGCGATATCACCACAGAAACGTTAAGAAAAGAATTTCACTTGCCGGATGAAGCGCCGCTGGCATTAAAAAATGATACCCAGATCCAGGACTTCAACCAGGCAGAATTGGTGCAGGATAATCAGTTGGCTAGTTTACAGCTGCAAAATGCCATCAACCCCAAACCTTTGGCTTTTCGCGACGACAAAAGCCATGTGCCGCACCAGGTAATGACCAATACCACCACCCATTGCCAGAAAAAGCATCAAACCGGCACCGGGCAGTTATCGCGTATGGCGTTTAATGCCAAGGGCTGGCTCGATGCGGTACAAACCTCAATAGTGAAATCTTCCCTGGTTAACGTCCACAGCATTGCTTAA
- a CDS encoding thermostable hemolysin, producing the protein MITITPAVTGEGNKKCQNSSLPFTAELITRANSERNMVERFISEGFRQTFNAQIDNFLPAIITIKRKGDIKAALGIRSARTPLFIEQYTKTPVQELGYFKQNNVKRSSIAEIGNLYSSSSRFTISLFLTMGVSLYLNGYSHLVFAGTKQVVKLLNSTGSETHFLCHADKDALQNEQNSWGSYYQAEPEVVAVDLLQIMCVINNNAKYSAMFNQQTPQIAALKEQMFGSL; encoded by the coding sequence ATGATCACTATCACACCAGCAGTTACCGGTGAAGGAAATAAAAAATGCCAAAACAGCTCCCTGCCCTTTACCGCCGAGCTGATCACGCGGGCAAACAGCGAGCGCAATATGGTTGAGCGTTTTATCAGCGAAGGTTTCAGACAGACGTTTAACGCACAAATCGACAACTTCTTACCGGCAATAATCACCATCAAAAGAAAGGGAGATATCAAAGCCGCACTGGGGATAAGAAGCGCGCGCACACCGCTTTTTATCGAGCAATACACTAAAACACCGGTGCAGGAGCTGGGCTATTTCAAACAAAATAACGTCAAGCGCTCAAGCATTGCCGAAATCGGCAACCTCTACAGCAGCTCTTCACGGTTTACCATCTCGTTATTTTTAACCATGGGGGTTTCTTTGTACTTAAACGGTTATTCGCATCTGGTGTTTGCCGGCACGAAACAAGTGGTAAAGTTGTTAAACTCTACCGGCAGCGAAACGCATTTTTTGTGTCATGCCGACAAAGACGCCCTGCAAAACGAGCAAAATAGCTGGGGCAGTTATTATCAGGCAGAGCCTGAGGTGGTTGCCGTCGATTTATTGCAAATCATGTGCGTGATTAATAATAATGCCAAATACTCCGCCATGTTTAACCAGCAAACCCCGCAAATCGCGGCATTAAAAGAACAAATGTTCGGCAGTCTGTGA
- a CDS encoding PEP-CTERM sorting domain-containing protein codes for MMDTKRFTGLLTFAAVMAFTSAAQASIIEDNLLDNFYLSSATTTTSGQFDLTGQVYDYAKVTFSFVDDTYFFDDDRPWDRGDLDNSSGDYPYLRSDGYGSSWFAHDYEHLTYSSQDIIETAGVSIGNIVNGNTSTSFMETHTAYEHQHNEYGHHWDTVPASCMPTCKEYTLDHSVETSGYTGFFTYETFLPKSLIDGSLLNGMLTFDVSTLSGDFYLASATLETFGSAVASFDASTAVPEPTTITLLALGLFGLHFGTRKKTAK; via the coding sequence ATGATGGATACAAAACGATTTACCGGCCTACTTACTTTTGCAGCTGTTATGGCCTTTACCTCTGCCGCACAGGCAAGCATTATTGAAGACAACCTCCTCGATAATTTTTACTTAAGCTCCGCAACAACTACCACCTCAGGTCAGTTTGATTTAACCGGACAGGTTTATGATTACGCCAAAGTGACTTTTTCTTTTGTCGATGACACCTATTTTTTTGATGATGACCGCCCCTGGGATCGCGGGGATCTGGATAATAGCTCAGGAGATTACCCTTACTTGCGCAGCGATGGTTATGGCTCTTCATGGTTTGCCCATGACTACGAGCACTTAACTTATAGCTCGCAAGATATTATTGAGACGGCAGGCGTCAGTATCGGTAATATTGTCAACGGCAACACCAGCACCAGCTTTATGGAAACGCATACTGCGTATGAGCATCAACATAATGAATACGGTCATCACTGGGATACAGTCCCTGCCAGCTGTATGCCTACCTGTAAGGAATATACACTTGATCACAGTGTTGAAACATCCGGGTATACCGGCTTTTTTACTTATGAAACTTTCCTTCCTAAATCATTGATCGATGGCAGTTTACTCAACGGTATGCTTACATTTGATGTCAGTACCCTTTCAGGTGATTTTTACTTAGCTTCGGCGACCCTGGAAACTTTCGGTAGTGCGGTAGCTAGTTTTGATGCATCTACAGCTGTTCCTGAGCCAACCACCATCACTTTATTGGCCTTAGGGCTCTTTGGCTTACACTTTGGCACAAGGAAAAAAACGGCTAAATAG
- a CDS encoding iron-containing alcohol dehydrogenase: MDFNQFDANWNYPTTIRNGIGRIKELPLACKELGMKAPLLITDPGLADTPMVQQALENCRREGLRCDIFSGIKSNPSGENVTDGVSAYWQGEHDGVIAFGGGSALDAAKAVALMVGQDRPLWDFEDIGNNWTRVRSETMAPLVAVPTTSGTGSEVGRASVITDEAQHIKRIIFHPKMLPAIVILDAQLTTGLPEKLTAATGMDALSHALEAYCAPYFHPMAEGIALEAIRLVKNYLPRATADGNDIEARAQMMVASTMGATAFQRGLGGMHALAHPLGAVYDSHHGLLNAILMPYVLKANRSAIETRIERLARYLELPDSSFDGFVNWILALREQLNIPHALSDIGIDATRASDIGEMAQNDPSAGGNPIPFTAQEYTDICLSAINGTF; this comes from the coding sequence ATGGATTTCAATCAATTTGACGCCAACTGGAATTACCCCACCACGATACGTAACGGTATTGGCCGGATAAAAGAGCTGCCTTTAGCCTGTAAAGAGCTGGGCATGAAGGCGCCGCTGCTGATCACAGATCCCGGACTGGCCGATACCCCTATGGTGCAGCAGGCGTTAGAAAATTGTCGCCGTGAAGGCCTTCGCTGTGACATTTTTTCCGGCATTAAAAGTAATCCCAGCGGAGAAAATGTCACTGATGGTGTTAGCGCATACTGGCAAGGAGAGCATGACGGCGTGATCGCTTTTGGCGGTGGCTCAGCGCTCGATGCCGCCAAAGCGGTGGCCCTTATGGTAGGACAAGACAGGCCGTTATGGGACTTTGAAGATATTGGTAATAACTGGACCCGGGTACGCAGCGAAACCATGGCCCCTTTAGTTGCCGTGCCGACAACCTCAGGCACAGGCTCAGAAGTGGGCCGCGCCTCGGTGATCACCGATGAAGCACAGCATATAAAACGCATTATTTTTCATCCTAAGATGTTACCGGCCATCGTTATTTTAGATGCACAATTAACCACAGGATTACCGGAAAAACTGACGGCGGCAACCGGCATGGACGCCCTGTCTCATGCCCTGGAAGCTTATTGTGCGCCGTATTTTCACCCCATGGCGGAAGGTATTGCACTGGAAGCGATTCGTCTGGTTAAAAATTACTTACCCCGGGCCACAGCCGACGGTAATGACATAGAAGCAAGAGCCCAGATGATGGTGGCTTCGACCATGGGCGCAACCGCCTTTCAGCGGGGCCTGGGCGGCATGCATGCCCTCGCCCACCCGCTGGGCGCCGTTTATGACAGCCACCATGGCTTACTTAACGCGATTTTAATGCCGTACGTGCTTAAGGCAAACCGCAGCGCCATTGAAACCCGCATCGAACGACTGGCCCGTTACCTGGAATTACCGGACAGCTCTTTTGATGGTTTTGTTAACTGGATACTGGCGTTACGTGAGCAGCTTAATATACCGCATGCCTTAAGCGATATCGGTATAGATGCTACCCGGGCAAGTGATATTGGCGAGATGGCACAAAACGATCCTTCGGCTGGCGGTAATCCTATTCCGTTCACGGCTCAAGAATACACAGACATTTGTTTGTCAGCCATTAACGGCACTTTCTAA
- a CDS encoding YchJ family protein: protein MLCPCGSELEYALCCQPLINGQKTANSPEQLMRSRYSAYATADADYLYRTYAKASQAQQNLEEIAQWAAMTKWLFLEIHHSSAIPQNADELPVVKFSAHYLLGNKYHKMTETSRFVLESGQWRYLDGDVSEFDEVREIKRNEPCPCRSKKKFKQCCGR from the coding sequence ATGCTCTGTCCCTGCGGTTCTGAACTTGAATATGCCCTTTGTTGCCAGCCTTTAATTAACGGGCAAAAAACAGCTAACAGCCCGGAGCAGCTAATGCGCTCGCGTTATAGCGCCTATGCCACCGCCGATGCGGATTATCTTTACCGTACTTATGCCAAAGCCAGTCAGGCACAGCAAAACCTCGAAGAAATCGCCCAGTGGGCGGCCATGACCAAATGGCTGTTTTTAGAAATTCATCACAGCTCAGCAATCCCGCAAAACGCAGATGAACTGCCGGTGGTTAAATTTTCAGCCCATTACCTGTTGGGCAACAAGTACCATAAAATGACGGAAACGTCGCGTTTTGTCCTGGAAAGCGGCCAATGGCGTTATCTTGACGGCGATGTCAGCGAGTTTGATGAAGTCAGGGAAATTAAGCGCAATGAGCCTTGTCCTTGCCGCAGCAAGAAAAAGTTTAAGCAATGCTGTGGACGTTAA
- a CDS encoding ankyrin repeat domain-containing protein, translated as MKAEEFFTPQMVLLLKTIKQGNEDKARSMIAQGLKLNSHGDEGITPLFWLMLDKDLKAIELALKLGADPNFTAPYGQHTVATIVGEGDDDILALLLEYGGDANAVDLDGFPAIFKSIGHDNWQQINMLLAAGADLNNTDPGQRNAPLYASSLNKFEIIYKLIGLGANFHQPSSGGITLAWQIHRKLTKNLLNPEFEAYGWALKTKELLIEKGIKFPPLSPEQVRKRMKNGEAIN; from the coding sequence ATGAAAGCTGAAGAGTTTTTTACCCCCCAAATGGTGTTGCTTTTAAAAACCATTAAACAAGGAAATGAAGATAAAGCCCGGTCAATGATAGCCCAAGGGCTTAAATTAAACAGCCATGGTGATGAAGGTATCACACCCTTATTTTGGTTAATGCTAGATAAAGATCTTAAGGCGATTGAGTTGGCGTTAAAGCTTGGCGCCGATCCTAATTTTACTGCTCCCTATGGTCAACATACCGTGGCCACCATCGTAGGGGAAGGAGATGACGATATTTTGGCTTTATTATTGGAATATGGTGGTGATGCCAATGCGGTGGATCTTGATGGCTTTCCCGCTATTTTTAAATCAATAGGTCATGACAATTGGCAACAAATAAACATGTTACTTGCTGCCGGGGCTGATTTAAATAATACCGATCCAGGACAGAGAAATGCTCCACTATATGCTTCATCTTTAAATAAGTTTGAAATTATTTATAAACTTATTGGTTTAGGGGCAAACTTTCATCAACCCAGTTCTGGAGGGATAACCCTTGCATGGCAAATTCATAGAAAATTAACAAAAAACCTGCTTAATCCTGAGTTTGAGGCTTATGGCTGGGCACTCAAAACTAAAGAACTGTTGATTGAAAAAGGTATTAAGTTTCCACCATTATCACCTGAGCAAGTTCGCAAGCGGATGAAAAATGGTGAAGCCATAAATTAA
- a CDS encoding esterase/lipase family protein translates to MTTDSSLNQTIKTGDELLILVEGDKFERVSAADFNHNYTVIIIHGFTAHGKYMVQTAQEFKKQGLNPIIFNYDSFKGIINAAKNLYNRLVNLDKLSIDTKISNIGIINDKGISLVAHSMGGLVSRAFCNLDEKKYVKSIVTLGTPHQGTLVDWISLKWALRAWQLKYNITTPGFNRSCQSAKELTCTDGNLGNTLIDKMQVEESYISTIPKLSISGGLQHLECYDFPFFNYVVNKYIQSKLKNKENDGLVTEYSSDWTKLTWKKDSIKPIHFNNYDEFKVVNHSNLHLNQDIALIITRWIYGHSPEISPKNQTLL, encoded by the coding sequence ATGACAACTGATAGCTCCTTGAATCAAACCATAAAGACAGGTGATGAATTACTAATTCTTGTTGAGGGTGACAAGTTTGAACGAGTATCCGCTGCAGATTTTAATCATAATTATACCGTTATTATCATTCATGGATTTACTGCGCATGGTAAATACATGGTACAAACCGCTCAAGAATTCAAAAAGCAAGGGTTAAACCCGATAATTTTCAATTATGATTCTTTTAAGGGAATCATCAATGCAGCAAAAAACCTTTACAATAGATTAGTGAATTTAGATAAACTAAGTATCGATACTAAAATAAGTAACATTGGAATTATTAATGATAAAGGGATCTCGCTTGTTGCCCATAGTATGGGAGGGTTGGTCTCAAGAGCCTTTTGCAATTTAGATGAAAAAAAATATGTTAAATCTATTGTCACTTTAGGGACACCTCACCAAGGAACTCTGGTCGACTGGATAAGTTTAAAGTGGGCACTTAGAGCTTGGCAATTAAAATATAATATAACCACACCTGGGTTTAATAGAAGTTGTCAATCTGCCAAAGAATTAACTTGTACTGATGGGAACTTAGGCAATACTCTGATTGATAAAATGCAAGTGGAGGAGAGTTATATTTCTACAATTCCTAAGCTGAGTATTTCAGGAGGATTACAGCACCTAGAATGTTATGACTTTCCGTTTTTCAATTATGTGGTAAACAAATATATTCAATCAAAATTAAAAAATAAAGAAAATGATGGACTAGTTACTGAATATAGTAGTGACTGGACAAAACTAACATGGAAAAAGGATTCTATAAAACCGATACATTTCAATAATTACGATGAATTCAAAGTAGTTAACCATTCAAACCTCCACCTTAATCAGGACATAGCTTTAATAATTACCCGATGGATTTATGGTCATTCCCCAGAAATATCTCCAAAAAATCAGACACTACTTTAA
- a CDS encoding SymE family type I addiction module toxin, translated as MAESNHTSEPSSAKAKYPATRQLTVLETICENAAKTRGVGLNYVPVTLEPYIVLRGKWLTQAGFTVGQKVTVTTNQDELLIIPTPASPE; from the coding sequence ATGGCTGAATCTAATCATACGTCAGAGCCAAGCTCGGCAAAAGCAAAATATCCCGCTACCCGCCAACTAACGGTATTGGAAACCATATGTGAGAACGCCGCCAAAACCCGCGGGGTTGGCCTTAATTATGTGCCGGTAACGCTGGAACCTTATATTGTATTAAGAGGCAAGTGGCTCACACAGGCCGGTTTTACCGTAGGGCAAAAGGTCACGGTTACCACCAACCAAGATGAGTTGCTGATAATACCAACCCCTGCTTCCCCCGAGTAG
- a CDS encoding glutamine amidotransferase-related protein, with translation MKLGILLCDHVQEKLQVDFGGYPDMFSKILLAVDDQLDIVYYSAVDGELPSDINACDCYMTSGSKFGVNDELPWLNELEDFIRRLYREKKGFVGICFGHQLLARALGGKVQRSDKGWGIGVAAGEIVKQKSWMEPKQANLSLVVSHQDQISELPADTEVLLSNEFCPYSMIQLDDHFLGLQGHPEFSRIYSYALMNSRRDRIPGPRISAGVVSLEEPVDDLLTVRWLLNFLQQTIAD, from the coding sequence ATGAAATTAGGTATTTTGTTATGTGATCACGTTCAAGAGAAATTACAGGTCGATTTTGGTGGTTATCCGGACATGTTCAGCAAAATATTACTGGCAGTAGATGACCAATTGGACATTGTTTATTATTCAGCGGTAGATGGCGAATTGCCAAGCGATATCAATGCCTGCGACTGCTATATGACCAGCGGCAGTAAATTTGGCGTCAACGACGAACTCCCCTGGCTCAATGAGCTGGAAGATTTTATTCGCAGGCTTTATCGCGAGAAAAAAGGGTTTGTCGGTATTTGTTTTGGCCATCAACTGCTGGCCCGGGCATTAGGGGGCAAAGTACAACGTTCAGACAAGGGCTGGGGTATTGGCGTAGCAGCGGGTGAGATAGTGAAACAAAAAAGCTGGATGGAGCCAAAACAAGCTAACCTCAGCCTGGTAGTGAGTCACCAGGATCAAATCAGTGAGTTACCGGCCGATACCGAGGTTTTGCTCAGTAATGAATTTTGCCCTTATAGCATGATACAACTTGACGATCATTTTCTCGGCCTGCAGGGACACCCGGAATTTAGCCGTATCTATTCCTATGCGTTGATGAACAGTCGCAGAGACAGGATCCCGGGGCCGCGAATCAGCGCGGGGGTGGTTTCATTAGAGGAGCCTGTGGATGATTTGCTGACAGTGCGGTGGTTGCTGAACTTTTTGCAGCAGACAATAGCTGATTAG
- a CDS encoding glycerophosphodiester phosphodiesterase family protein has protein sequence METPDAGVMIVAHRACWQKAPENSLKAIDDCIALGIDIIEIDVRKSQDGVLVLMHDSTVERTTNGIGKVSELTLAQLKKLQLKTGNGQQGMLTHQRIPTFKEVLLSTKGKILINLDAKEDVFAAAIKEASSLGMEKQLIIKIEVPAENAKLSAFNFLPRTHFMPKITQGKGALGILASQYISYNPVAFEVKAKTEAYLIEGADDIAEIGARLWVNTLSATPEKAAGHIDVLAIKDPDAHWGRLVELGVGMFQTDEPEALLNYLVAKGLR, from the coding sequence TTGGAAACCCCTGATGCCGGGGTGATGATTGTCGCGCATCGCGCCTGTTGGCAAAAAGCACCTGAAAACTCTTTGAAAGCTATCGACGACTGTATCGCCTTAGGGATAGATATCATTGAAATTGATGTGCGCAAAAGCCAAGACGGCGTTTTGGTGTTAATGCATGACAGTACGGTAGAGCGAACCACAAATGGCATCGGTAAAGTTTCAGAGCTGACCTTGGCGCAATTAAAAAAGCTGCAACTAAAAACGGGTAATGGTCAGCAGGGAATGTTAACTCACCAGCGTATTCCGACATTTAAGGAGGTTTTACTCAGCACCAAGGGCAAGATCCTGATTAACCTTGATGCCAAAGAAGATGTTTTTGCTGCGGCAATAAAAGAGGCTTCATCATTAGGCATGGAAAAGCAGTTAATTATCAAAATAGAAGTACCGGCGGAGAATGCCAAACTAAGCGCTTTTAATTTTTTACCCCGAACTCACTTTATGCCCAAAATTACCCAAGGAAAAGGGGCTCTGGGTATATTGGCGTCGCAATATATCAGCTATAACCCGGTGGCGTTTGAAGTTAAGGCCAAGACCGAAGCCTATCTTATAGAAGGGGCTGATGATATCGCTGAAATAGGCGCCAGATTATGGGTGAATACCTTATCGGCTACCCCTGAAAAAGCCGCCGGACATATCGATGTGTTAGCAATAAAAGATCCCGACGCCCACTGGGGGCGACTGGTGGAACTTGGTGTCGGCATGTTCCAGACCGATGAGCCAGAAGCCTTGTTGAATTACCTGGTGGCTAAAGGTTTACGCTAA
- a CDS encoding ankyrin repeat domain-containing protein, whose amino-acid sequence MKLGLTGKVMSFLNTPLDIVLKILALLSLGLLMACNTGDKMKAEAFFTSDLVLLLKAIKQGNEDKAQSMIAQGLKLNSHGDEGITPLFWLMLDKDLKAIELALKLGADPNFTAPDGQHTVATIVGEGDDDILALLLEYGGDANAVDLDGFPAIFKSIGHDNWQQINMLLAAGADLNKTDPGQRNPPLYASFINKYESAYKLIGLGADYHKASSSGITLAWNIYSDLADNLLNPEYDAYGWALKIKELLIEKGIKFPPLSPEQVRERVKNGEDIN is encoded by the coding sequence ATGAAACTTGGATTAACAGGGAAAGTTATGTCTTTTTTAAACACTCCGCTGGACATCGTACTGAAAATATTAGCTTTGTTATCCCTGGGGTTATTAATGGCTTGCAATACAGGAGACAAAATGAAAGCAGAAGCGTTTTTTACCTCTGATCTGGTGTTGCTATTAAAAGCCATCAAACAAGGAAATGAAGATAAAGCCCAGTCTATGATAGCTCAAGGGCTTAAATTAAACAGCCATGGTGATGAGGGTATCACGCCCTTATTTTGGTTAATGCTAGATAAAGATCTTAAAGCGATTGAGTTGGCTTTAAAGCTTGGCGCCGATCCCAATTTTACAGCTCCGGACGGCCAACATACCGTGGCCACCATCGTAGGGGAAGGAGATGATGATATTTTGGCTCTCTTGTTGGAATATGGTGGTGATGCCAATGCGGTGGATCTTGATGGCTTTCCAGCAATTTTCAAATCAATTGGTCATGACAATTGGCAACAAATAAACATGTTACTTGCTGCCGGGGCTGATTTAAATAAGACAGATCCAGGACAAAGAAATCCCCCTTTGTACGCCTCTTTTATAAACAAATATGAAAGTGCTTATAAGCTTATTGGATTAGGGGCCGATTACCATAAAGCTAGTAGTAGCGGAATCACACTTGCCTGGAACATATATAGTGATCTTGCGGATAATTTGCTTAATCCTGAATATGATGCTTACGGTTGGGCACTAAAAATCAAAGAGTTACTTATTGAGAAAGGCATTAAATTTCCGCCGTTATCACCCGAGCAAGTTCGTGAGCGGGTAAAAAATGGTGAAGACATAAACTAA